A DNA window from Agarivorans sp. TSD2052 contains the following coding sequences:
- a CDS encoding chemotaxis protein CheW, whose amino-acid sequence MNSDKLMEQALGSYFDSLLNEESAPVIKPSEATVERPSLVAEPQVKPLATLFAEAETRVAAMSDAPPILLPIQELPEQQVEPTMVEPTVAEPVVLDTVEAVVASPQAETLQQTEPELVEQPQAAEWQNIETDDEFQALFFEVAGVTFGVPLTELGGIHRISEVSPLFGKPEWFAGIMIEREQKLSVVDTAKWVMPNQPFDPEYKYVVMLGESPWGLSCEKLFGTERLTRDDVKWRKVPGQRRWLAGMVKKKMCALVHVEELLAMLSQGVNIEGH is encoded by the coding sequence ATGAACAGTGATAAATTAATGGAGCAAGCACTAGGCAGCTATTTTGATTCATTATTGAATGAAGAAAGCGCCCCAGTGATTAAACCTAGCGAAGCCACTGTAGAGAGACCATCGCTGGTTGCAGAACCTCAGGTTAAACCTTTAGCAACGCTATTTGCTGAAGCAGAAACGCGGGTTGCCGCAATGAGCGACGCTCCGCCTATTCTGTTGCCGATACAAGAGCTACCGGAGCAACAAGTGGAGCCAACCATGGTTGAACCCACCGTGGCTGAACCGGTAGTGCTAGATACTGTTGAGGCTGTAGTTGCGTCACCGCAAGCAGAAACCTTACAACAGACAGAGCCAGAGCTTGTTGAACAGCCGCAAGCCGCAGAGTGGCAAAACATTGAAACCGATGATGAGTTTCAGGCGCTCTTTTTTGAAGTGGCCGGCGTGACCTTTGGGGTGCCTTTAACAGAATTAGGTGGCATTCATCGAATCAGTGAGGTCAGTCCTTTATTTGGTAAGCCCGAATGGTTTGCTGGAATCATGATCGAGCGCGAGCAAAAATTGTCAGTGGTCGATACCGCAAAATGGGTGATGCCTAATCAACCTTTCGACCCAGAATATAAATATGTCGTTATGCTTGGAGAGAGCCCATGGGGTTTGAGCTGTGAAAAACTATTTGGTACCGAACGCTTAACACGCGATGATGTTAAGTGGCGTAAGGTACCTGGTCAGCGCCGCTGGTTAGCGGGCATGGTGAAGAAGAAAATGTGCGCATTAGTGCACGTAGAAGAACTACTAGCAATGCTTTCTCAAGGTGTGAATATCGAAGGACACTAA
- the ccmD gene encoding heme exporter protein CcmD translates to MQFESLSDFLAMGGYGFYVWLAFGVSAAAMIAVVVDSIVKRNAIFKSVARQSARQQRAQAAKEVTERL, encoded by the coding sequence ATGCAATTTGAATCTTTAAGCGATTTTCTTGCTATGGGCGGCTACGGATTTTATGTGTGGCTAGCTTTTGGCGTTAGCGCCGCAGCGATGATTGCCGTTGTGGTCGACAGTATTGTAAAACGCAATGCTATTTTTAAATCTGTGGCTCGCCAGTCGGCGCGCCAGCAGCGAGCTCAAGCAGCAAAAGAGGTAACTGAACGCTTATGA
- the ccmE gene encoding cytochrome c maturation protein CcmE has translation MNPRRKKRLTIILSIVVGLGASIGLLLFALQQNIDLFYTPTELVEGKGPKALKPELGQRLRIGGLVLPGTVERSETSLAVSFKLSDAGGGIVTVTYEGILPDLFREGQGIVAQGELSDLNTVAAFEVLAKHDEEYMPSEVAEALVGMEHFKPEYTEAQLQGSTH, from the coding sequence ATGAACCCTAGACGTAAAAAACGCCTAACAATTATTTTATCTATTGTGGTTGGCTTAGGCGCATCAATCGGTTTGTTGCTTTTTGCTTTACAGCAAAATATAGACTTGTTTTATACACCTACTGAATTGGTAGAGGGTAAAGGGCCAAAGGCACTAAAGCCTGAATTGGGGCAGCGTCTCAGAATTGGCGGTTTAGTATTGCCGGGTACGGTAGAGCGTTCAGAGACCAGTTTAGCAGTGAGCTTTAAGCTCAGTGATGCAGGCGGCGGAATAGTCACCGTGACCTATGAAGGCATCTTGCCGGATCTATTTCGAGAGGGGCAGGGCATTGTTGCCCAAGGTGAACTTAGCGATCTGAATACCGTCGCGGCTTTTGAAGTATTAGCCAAGCATGATGAAGAGTACATGCCGTCAGAAGTGGCCGAAGCGTTAGTTGGCATGGAACACTTTAAACCAGAATATACAGAGGCCCAATTACAGGGCTCAACGCACTAG
- a CDS encoding heme ABC transporter permease — MWKWLHPYAKPEASYQLAGKFIPWFSVFAAVSFTVGLIWGLAFAPADYQQGDSFRIIYIHVPSAIMSMGAYSSMAIAAFIGLVWQIKQADMYVAAVAPVGAVFTFVALFTGAAWGKPMWGAWWVWDARLTSELILLFLYLGVIALYNAFSDKTMAGRAAGILSLVGVINLPIIHYSVEWWNTLHQGATITKFAKPSIDSRMLWPLLINVLAFALFLGAVSLIRFRTELLRREQRRPWVQQLINKQLEAKGN; from the coding sequence ATGTGGAAATGGCTACATCCCTATGCAAAACCAGAAGCAAGCTACCAGCTAGCGGGTAAGTTTATACCGTGGTTTAGTGTATTTGCTGCTGTCAGTTTTACAGTTGGTTTAATTTGGGGCTTGGCATTTGCCCCTGCTGATTATCAGCAGGGCGATAGTTTCCGCATCATTTATATTCATGTGCCATCTGCCATTATGTCTATGGGGGCCTACTCCTCAATGGCAATTGCAGCCTTTATTGGCCTAGTGTGGCAGATCAAACAAGCTGATATGTATGTAGCAGCCGTCGCCCCGGTGGGCGCGGTATTCACCTTTGTTGCCTTGTTCACTGGTGCCGCTTGGGGTAAACCCATGTGGGGAGCTTGGTGGGTGTGGGATGCGCGTTTAACCTCAGAGCTTATTTTGTTGTTTTTATATCTTGGGGTTATTGCCTTATACAATGCCTTCTCAGATAAAACCATGGCTGGCCGAGCGGCAGGTATTTTAAGTCTCGTTGGTGTGATAAATCTTCCCATCATTCATTACTCAGTAGAGTGGTGGAATACCCTCCACCAAGGTGCAACTATTACCAAGTTTGCTAAACCTTCTATCGATTCGCGAATGCTTTGGCCTTTGCTGATTAACGTGTTAGCGTTCGCTTTATTTTTAGGGGCGGTAAGTTTAATTCGCTTCAGAACTGAACTGTTACGCCGAGAGCAACGTAGGCCTTGGGTACAACAACTCATTAATAAACAGCTTGAAGCAAAGGGTAATTAG
- the ccmB gene encoding heme exporter protein CcmB — protein MQAFLAVIKRELLAAFRQKSDVLNPLWFILIVITLFPIAVGPEPALLARIAPGILWVAALLSSLLSLERLFRDDYADGSLEQMVISGSPLPLIALAKIVAHWSITGLPILLLSPLLAVLLSLEWQSFQATFYTLLLGTPVLSLIGSVGVALTVGLRKGGVLLSLLILPLYIPVLIFATSAIEAASLSLPYTGHLAIMGAISLAALTLAPFATAAALKVSIN, from the coding sequence ATGCAGGCCTTTTTAGCTGTTATCAAGCGTGAGCTGCTGGCTGCATTTCGCCAAAAATCCGATGTATTAAATCCGCTTTGGTTTATTCTAATTGTTATCACCTTGTTTCCCATTGCCGTGGGCCCAGAACCGGCCCTGTTGGCGCGTATAGCACCTGGCATATTGTGGGTCGCAGCGCTGTTATCTTCATTGCTATCTTTAGAGCGCTTATTTCGCGACGATTATGCCGACGGCTCGCTGGAGCAGATGGTGATTAGTGGTTCGCCCTTACCGCTGATCGCATTAGCAAAAATCGTTGCCCATTGGTCTATAACCGGCCTACCTATTTTGTTGTTGTCTCCTTTGTTGGCGGTATTGCTATCCTTGGAGTGGCAAAGTTTTCAAGCGACCTTTTATACCCTGCTGTTAGGCACGCCGGTATTGAGCTTGATTGGCTCTGTAGGGGTGGCCTTAACAGTGGGCTTACGTAAAGGTGGGGTATTATTGAGCCTGCTTATCTTGCCTTTGTATATTCCAGTGCTGATTTTTGCAACATCGGCGATTGAAGCGGCATCTTTAAGCTTGCCCTATACGGGCCATTTAGCGATTATGGGGGCCATTAGTTTGGCAGCGTTAACCTTAGCCCCCTTTGCAACCGCTGCGGCTCTAAAAGTCAGTATTAACTAA
- a CDS encoding chemotaxis protein CheW, whose protein sequence is MSEQRNIAENVAEDEVLQWVTFQLESETYGINVMQVQEVLRYTEIAPVPGAPDYVLGIINLRGNVVTVIDTRSRFGLPSSDITENSRIVIIEAESQVIGILVDSVAEVVYLRSSEIDSAPNVGTEESAKFIQGVSNRDGQLLILVDLNKLLSDDEWDEVSSL, encoded by the coding sequence ATGAGCGAGCAACGTAACATTGCAGAAAACGTAGCTGAAGACGAAGTACTTCAATGGGTGACATTTCAGTTAGAAAGTGAAACTTACGGTATTAACGTAATGCAAGTACAAGAAGTGCTGCGTTATACCGAAATTGCTCCCGTACCGGGCGCGCCAGATTACGTGTTAGGTATTATTAATTTGCGCGGTAATGTTGTTACCGTTATCGATACCCGTTCACGTTTTGGTTTACCGTCGTCCGACATTACTGAAAACTCGCGTATTGTGATTATCGAAGCAGAGTCTCAGGTAATTGGTATTTTGGTCGACAGTGTAGCCGAAGTGGTTTATTTACGTTCATCAGAGATTGACTCTGCCCCGAATGTTGGCACCGAAGAGAGCGCCAAGTTCATTCAAGGTGTGAGCAATAGAGATGGACAATTGTTGATTTTAGTAGACTTAAACAAGCTACTATCTGATGACGAATGGGATGAAGTAAGCTCACTGTAA
- the ccmA gene encoding cytochrome c biogenesis heme-transporting ATPase CcmA codes for MNGMLQVKRLCCVREDRVLFDNLSFSLEPGQILQIAGPNGAGKTSLLRLIAGLSRAEHGDISWQGQAIAQTYDRYHQDCLYLGHHAGVKAELSALENLQFYLGLAGQTQSSNQLYAILARVGLAGLEDEPVGHLSAGQQRRVGLARLWLVKCKLWILDEPFTAIDKQGVAYLEKVIVEHAQSGGMVLLTTHQELSLSKNLYRVLTIKPSFEDAV; via the coding sequence ATGAATGGAATGCTGCAAGTCAAACGCCTGTGTTGTGTTAGAGAAGACCGAGTGCTTTTTGACAATTTGTCATTCTCTCTAGAGCCAGGCCAAATATTGCAAATTGCCGGGCCAAATGGAGCAGGTAAAACCAGCTTATTACGGCTTATTGCCGGCTTATCAAGAGCCGAGCACGGTGATATTAGTTGGCAAGGGCAGGCTATCGCACAAACTTACGACCGTTACCACCAAGACTGTTTGTATTTAGGCCATCATGCGGGCGTAAAAGCAGAGTTAAGTGCTCTCGAAAATTTGCAGTTTTACCTCGGTTTAGCGGGGCAAACTCAGTCTTCGAATCAATTGTATGCCATTCTCGCTCGCGTCGGTTTAGCCGGGCTTGAAGACGAACCGGTAGGACACCTATCTGCCGGACAACAACGGCGTGTTGGTCTAGCGCGTTTATGGCTAGTAAAATGTAAGTTGTGGATATTGGATGAACCCTTTACTGCCATTGACAAGCAAGGCGTTGCCTATTTGGAAAAGGTTATTGTTGAGCATGCACAGTCGGGCGGCATGGTGTTGCTTACAACCCATCAAGAGTTAAGCTTAAGTAAAAACCTGTACCGCGTTTTAACCATTAAGCCTTCGTTTGAGGATGCCGTGTAA
- a CDS encoding DUF2802 domain-containing protein: MDWINLTALLATIICLIGGYWLTYKAKQQVASSDKKMASLEVVTKNLLVSHRSVEKQLQEIHLANASLVKELERQSEQVEQAFLRTSEIQSQDPDSKLYTRAVKLVELGADLEEVMRECELPKAEAELLLSLRNKIKGQAS; this comes from the coding sequence ATGGACTGGATTAATCTTACTGCCCTGCTCGCGACAATTATTTGCCTTATAGGTGGCTATTGGCTTACTTATAAGGCAAAACAACAAGTGGCTAGCAGTGACAAAAAAATGGCAAGTTTAGAAGTGGTGACAAAAAACCTGTTAGTGAGTCACCGCTCTGTTGAAAAGCAATTGCAAGAAATTCATCTTGCTAATGCTTCTTTAGTAAAAGAGCTGGAACGACAAAGTGAGCAAGTTGAACAAGCCTTTTTACGTACCTCAGAAATCCAATCGCAAGACCCTGATAGTAAGCTTTATACTAGAGCGGTAAAACTGGTTGAGTTAGGTGCTGACTTAGAAGAAGTGATGCGCGAATGTGAGCTACCCAAAGCCGAAGCTGAACTGCTACTCAGTTTGCGCAATAAAATAAAAGGGCAGGCTAGTTAG